One window of the Nocardia huaxiensis genome contains the following:
- a CDS encoding NUDIX hydrolase encodes MIRTAALAHIRDRRLLQTRSTGKTVFYMAGGKIDPGETPESALHREIREELGVGVTAVTELGIFEAEAYGHAPGTHLHMTCFTADLTGTPRPTSEIAELRWFTLAEYAAMPEVAPGSLLVFQRLRDLDLID; translated from the coding sequence GTGATTCGCACCGCGGCACTGGCCCACATCCGAGATCGTCGCCTGCTCCAAACACGCTCCACCGGCAAAACCGTCTTCTACATGGCCGGCGGCAAGATCGATCCGGGCGAAACCCCGGAATCCGCCCTGCATCGCGAGATCCGCGAGGAGCTGGGCGTCGGCGTCACCGCCGTCACCGAACTGGGCATCTTCGAAGCCGAGGCGTACGGCCACGCCCCCGGCACGCACCTGCACATGACCTGCTTCACCGCCGACCTCACCGGCACCCCGCGCCCCACCAGCGAAATCGCCGAGCTGCGCTGGTTCACCCTGGCCGAATACGCGGCCATGCCCGAGGTCGCGCCCGGTTCGCTGCTGGTCTTCCAGCGCCTGCGCGACCTCGATCTCATCGACTGA